The Tenebrio molitor chromosome 3, icTenMoli1.1, whole genome shotgun sequence genome contains a region encoding:
- the LOC138125565 gene encoding UPF0430 protein CG31712-like isoform X2 produces MAKEFKFRLRFTTEDDLILLRDVVGHNPFKGPSKWKQIQANLLCVSGKNFSIRSVREHVEHLLKLFVKKDRANLRKSGTEEQYSEKQRLLEEVKRLSTEFKERRFGKKGVSASRAEGIFARNVAAFDNDSTQIHTQESTTNDGDRGSEVHFDVADPLEMGDEEPVNCTPDQYSRSPTDNSPIIKEEIELESRSESPTESATGTFASVPMEVPRPKRARKSENALKNSSVEFLRQKQSADGDLAERQLRLQERRLELDERKQKLEEEKFELEKRERESRLLLEIKERENNLRIAQQQQELINFFVQNFNNKN; encoded by the exons ATGGCGAAAGAGTTCAAATTCCGTTTACGATTTACAACTGAAGACGATTTAATTTTGCTTCGGGATGTAGTGGGACATAATCCGTTTAAAGGACCTTCCAAGTGGAAGCAAATTCAAGCAAATCTTTTGTGCGTTAGTGGGAAAAATTTCAGTATACGTTCAGTTCGGGAACATGttgaacatttacttaaactGTTTGTTAAAAAGGATCGTGCCAATTTAAGAAA ATCTGGAACCGAAGAGCAATATTCGGAGAAACAACGCTTGTTGGAGGAAGTGAAACGACTGTCCACAGAATTCAAGGAGAGGAGATTCGGGAAGAAAGGAGTGAGTGCTTCAAGAGCGGAAGGTATTTTCGCAAGAAATGTTGCTGCTTTTGATAATGATTCGACACAAA TTCACACACAAGAAAGCACCACGAatgatggtgatcgaggatcAGAGGTACATTTTGATGTTGCAGACCCTTTGGAAATGGGAGATGAAGAACCGGTGAACTGCACTCCAGACCAGTACAGCAGATCTCCCACTGATAATTCCCCAATAATAAAGGAGGAAATAGAACTGGAGAGTAGATCAGAAAGCCCGACAGAATCTGCAACCGGGACATTCGCGTCTGTACCTATGGAAGTTCCAA GACCAAAACGCGCCCGAAAATCGGaaaatgctttaaaaaattccaGTGTGGAATTTTTGAGGCAAAAGCAATCGGCAGATGGGGACTTGGCTGAAAGGCAATTGCGATTGCAAGAACGGAGGCTGgagcttgacgagaggaagcaaaaattagaagaagaaaaatttgaattagaAAAACGGGAACGGGAAAGTAGATTGCTGTTAGAAATCAAAGAGAGGGAAAATAATTTGCGGATCGCCCAACAGCAAcaagaattaataaatttcttcgttcagaattttaataataaaaattga
- the LOC138125565 gene encoding UPF0430 protein CG31712-like isoform X1, producing the protein MAKEFKFRLRFTTEDDLILLRDVVGHNPFKGPSKWKQIQANLLCVSGKNFSIRSVREHVEHLLKLFVKKDRANLRKSGTEEQYSEKQRLLEEVKRLSTEFKERRFGKKGVSASRAEGIFARNVAAFDNDSTQISVHTQESTTNDGDRGSEVHFDVADPLEMGDEEPVNCTPDQYSRSPTDNSPIIKEEIELESRSESPTESATGTFASVPMEVPRPKRARKSENALKNSSVEFLRQKQSADGDLAERQLRLQERRLELDERKQKLEEEKFELEKRERESRLLLEIKERENNLRIAQQQQELINFFVQNFNNKN; encoded by the exons ATGGCGAAAGAGTTCAAATTCCGTTTACGATTTACAACTGAAGACGATTTAATTTTGCTTCGGGATGTAGTGGGACATAATCCGTTTAAAGGACCTTCCAAGTGGAAGCAAATTCAAGCAAATCTTTTGTGCGTTAGTGGGAAAAATTTCAGTATACGTTCAGTTCGGGAACATGttgaacatttacttaaactGTTTGTTAAAAAGGATCGTGCCAATTTAAGAAA ATCTGGAACCGAAGAGCAATATTCGGAGAAACAACGCTTGTTGGAGGAAGTGAAACGACTGTCCACAGAATTCAAGGAGAGGAGATTCGGGAAGAAAGGAGTGAGTGCTTCAAGAGCGGAAGGTATTTTCGCAAGAAATGTTGCTGCTTTTGATAATGATTCGACACAAA TTTCAGTTCACACACAAGAAAGCACCACGAatgatggtgatcgaggatcAGAGGTACATTTTGATGTTGCAGACCCTTTGGAAATGGGAGATGAAGAACCGGTGAACTGCACTCCAGACCAGTACAGCAGATCTCCCACTGATAATTCCCCAATAATAAAGGAGGAAATAGAACTGGAGAGTAGATCAGAAAGCCCGACAGAATCTGCAACCGGGACATTCGCGTCTGTACCTATGGAAGTTCCAA GACCAAAACGCGCCCGAAAATCGGaaaatgctttaaaaaattccaGTGTGGAATTTTTGAGGCAAAAGCAATCGGCAGATGGGGACTTGGCTGAAAGGCAATTGCGATTGCAAGAACGGAGGCTGgagcttgacgagaggaagcaaaaattagaagaagaaaaatttgaattagaAAAACGGGAACGGGAAAGTAGATTGCTGTTAGAAATCAAAGAGAGGGAAAATAATTTGCGGATCGCCCAACAGCAAcaagaattaataaatttcttcgttcagaattttaataataaaaattga
- the LOC138125565 gene encoding UPF0430 protein CG31712-like isoform X3, which produces MAKEFKFRLRFTTEDDLILLRDVVGHNPFKGPSKWKQIQANLLCVSGKNFSIRSVREHVEHLLKLFVKKDRANLRKSGTEEQYSEKQRLLEEVKRLSTEFKERRFGKKGVSASRAEVSVHTQESTTNDGDRGSEVHFDVADPLEMGDEEPVNCTPDQYSRSPTDNSPIIKEEIELESRSESPTESATGTFASVPMEVPRPKRARKSENALKNSSVEFLRQKQSADGDLAERQLRLQERRLELDERKQKLEEEKFELEKRERESRLLLEIKERENNLRIAQQQQELINFFVQNFNNKN; this is translated from the exons ATGGCGAAAGAGTTCAAATTCCGTTTACGATTTACAACTGAAGACGATTTAATTTTGCTTCGGGATGTAGTGGGACATAATCCGTTTAAAGGACCTTCCAAGTGGAAGCAAATTCAAGCAAATCTTTTGTGCGTTAGTGGGAAAAATTTCAGTATACGTTCAGTTCGGGAACATGttgaacatttacttaaactGTTTGTTAAAAAGGATCGTGCCAATTTAAGAAA ATCTGGAACCGAAGAGCAATATTCGGAGAAACAACGCTTGTTGGAGGAAGTGAAACGACTGTCCACAGAATTCAAGGAGAGGAGATTCGGGAAGAAAGGAGTGAGTGCTTCAAGAGCGGAAG TTTCAGTTCACACACAAGAAAGCACCACGAatgatggtgatcgaggatcAGAGGTACATTTTGATGTTGCAGACCCTTTGGAAATGGGAGATGAAGAACCGGTGAACTGCACTCCAGACCAGTACAGCAGATCTCCCACTGATAATTCCCCAATAATAAAGGAGGAAATAGAACTGGAGAGTAGATCAGAAAGCCCGACAGAATCTGCAACCGGGACATTCGCGTCTGTACCTATGGAAGTTCCAA GACCAAAACGCGCCCGAAAATCGGaaaatgctttaaaaaattccaGTGTGGAATTTTTGAGGCAAAAGCAATCGGCAGATGGGGACTTGGCTGAAAGGCAATTGCGATTGCAAGAACGGAGGCTGgagcttgacgagaggaagcaaaaattagaagaagaaaaatttgaattagaAAAACGGGAACGGGAAAGTAGATTGCTGTTAGAAATCAAAGAGAGGGAAAATAATTTGCGGATCGCCCAACAGCAAcaagaattaataaatttcttcgttcagaattttaataataaaaattga
- the LOC138125565 gene encoding UPF0430 protein CG31712-like isoform X4, translated as MAKEFKFRLRFTTEDDLILLRDVVGHNPFKGPSKWKQIQANLLCVSGKNFSIRSVREHVEHLLKLFVKKDRANLRKSGTEEQYSEKQRLLEEVKRLSTEFKERRFGKKGVSASRAEVHTQESTTNDGDRGSEVHFDVADPLEMGDEEPVNCTPDQYSRSPTDNSPIIKEEIELESRSESPTESATGTFASVPMEVPRPKRARKSENALKNSSVEFLRQKQSADGDLAERQLRLQERRLELDERKQKLEEEKFELEKRERESRLLLEIKERENNLRIAQQQQELINFFVQNFNNKN; from the exons ATGGCGAAAGAGTTCAAATTCCGTTTACGATTTACAACTGAAGACGATTTAATTTTGCTTCGGGATGTAGTGGGACATAATCCGTTTAAAGGACCTTCCAAGTGGAAGCAAATTCAAGCAAATCTTTTGTGCGTTAGTGGGAAAAATTTCAGTATACGTTCAGTTCGGGAACATGttgaacatttacttaaactGTTTGTTAAAAAGGATCGTGCCAATTTAAGAAA ATCTGGAACCGAAGAGCAATATTCGGAGAAACAACGCTTGTTGGAGGAAGTGAAACGACTGTCCACAGAATTCAAGGAGAGGAGATTCGGGAAGAAAGGAGTGAGTGCTTCAAGAGCGGAAG TTCACACACAAGAAAGCACCACGAatgatggtgatcgaggatcAGAGGTACATTTTGATGTTGCAGACCCTTTGGAAATGGGAGATGAAGAACCGGTGAACTGCACTCCAGACCAGTACAGCAGATCTCCCACTGATAATTCCCCAATAATAAAGGAGGAAATAGAACTGGAGAGTAGATCAGAAAGCCCGACAGAATCTGCAACCGGGACATTCGCGTCTGTACCTATGGAAGTTCCAA GACCAAAACGCGCCCGAAAATCGGaaaatgctttaaaaaattccaGTGTGGAATTTTTGAGGCAAAAGCAATCGGCAGATGGGGACTTGGCTGAAAGGCAATTGCGATTGCAAGAACGGAGGCTGgagcttgacgagaggaagcaaaaattagaagaagaaaaatttgaattagaAAAACGGGAACGGGAAAGTAGATTGCTGTTAGAAATCAAAGAGAGGGAAAATAATTTGCGGATCGCCCAACAGCAAcaagaattaataaatttcttcgttcagaattttaataataaaaattga
- the LOC138126107 gene encoding uncharacterized protein, protein MIRAKIVVLITKKPSAIFINYALRAYWKIRCINVIIAYESDKKIQVITYDPYLPELEKIVNLTNSTQDLFYDKTKDLHRTKIKCLLTYRDRTKVKRVEKNDGVHYEGKDYAAINTILTHLNGELQMETMDNIILNPWFESIYFGNQSGRMMKILNQRDISILIKSERFTVDNEIFDNLYPHTQNDLSSLVPKSTEIPMENSMLMVYTPSMWMAYIVTPILFLLFMVGIKKLVGSVIDIQKLYFDIFRILLVNNVASFPKNSLERLLIFGWIIGAFIINMFVQSKITSILAIRKYFADINTIEQLFSSGLPLYSIPFYIAEVEKKYAGTEYEKYAESLIPLSSNEGLMDQMIYRTDVSKIPAFLTEHDIAVFVSQCKHLRKNGAQVYHLVKESLMPSYQSYKVIHNSPLLPILNKNMRRLEEGGFIDLWAERAIYNATIEGFLHPEEYDETRSTKPLSIDVTLPWIYILFLGYTLSTFTFIIELLATIRNHCKRIPFRH, encoded by the exons ATGATACG AGCAAAAATTGTGGTTCTCATAACCAAAAAGCCCAGCGCAATCTTTATCAACTATGCCTTACGCGCGTACTGGAAAATCAGGTGTATTAACGTTATCATAGCCTACGAAAGTGATAAGAAGATTCAAGTAATCACCTACGATCCTTACTTACCAGAactcgaaaaaattgtaaatttgacaaactCTACCCAAGACTTGTTCTATGACAAAACGAAAGATCTTCATagaactaaaattaaatgtttgctGACATATCGAGACCGGACAAAAGTGAAGCGAGTGGAAAAAAATGATGGTGTTCACTACGAGGGCAAAGATTACGCTGCAATTAACACAATTCTGACGCATTTAAATGGAGAATTACAAATGGAGACGATGGACAACATAATACTGAACCCCTGGTTTGAGTCAATATATTTTGGCAACCAATCGGGGCGTATGATGAAGATCTTGAATCAACGAGACATTTCGATTCTGATCAAATCAGAACGATTCACTGTCGACAacgaaatttttgacaatctcTATCCGCACACCCAAAACGATTTAAGCAGTTTGGTTCCAAAAAGTACTGAAATTCCTATGGAAAATAGTATGTTAATGGTCTATACACCCAGTATGTGGATGGCGTACATTGTGACACCGATAC TCTTCCTGCTGTTTATGGTGGGCATAAAGAAACTGGTTGGAAGCGTCATCGATATCCAAAAACTGTACTTTGACATCTTCAGAATTTTACTCGTCAACAACGTCGCTTCATTCCCAAAAAATTCCTTGGAACGTTTGTTGATTTTTGGTTGGATAATTGGCGCCTTCATAATTAACATGTTTGTGCAAAGTAAAATTACCAGCATTCTCGcaattagaaaatattttgccgATATAAACACCATAGAACAATTATTTTCGTCGGGATTGCCACTTTACTCGATTCCTTTTTACATCGCAGAAGTAGAGAAAAAGTACGCCGGAACTGAGTATGAAAAATACGCTGAATCTCTGATACCACTGTCGAGCAATGAAGGCCTGATGGATCAAATGATCTACCGAACAGACGTATCGAAAATTCCTGCATTTCTTACGGAACACGATATTGCAGTTTTTGTTTCTCAATGCAAACATCTTCGGAAAAATG GTGCTCAAGTATACCATTTGGTCAAAGAAAGTCTTATGCCAAGCTATCAGTCCTATAAAGTGATTCACAATTCACCTCTCTTGCcgattttgaacaaaaatatgAGACGGTTAGAAGAAGGGGGTTTTATTGACCTGTGGGCTGAAAGAGCTATATACAATGCGACCATTGAAGGATTTTTACATCCTGAAGAATACGATGAAACCAGAAGTACTAAACCATTATCAATAGATGTAACTCTTCCGTGGATTTATATCTTGTTTTTGGGTTATACGTTATCgacatttacatttatcaTCGAGTTACTAGCTACCATAAGAAACCACTGCAAAAGAATACCGTTTAGGCATTAA
- the LOC138126109 gene encoding lipase member H-like, producing the protein MFHWTSAILIVIYTFFICNCQVTLPNQPIKDALYLHNASSSNLTLRDCSFRPTDQRQRCPDPDIRYILYSGTKNQTVNYIQSDWLRQSIWDHTKEDIILIHGYAGGDGTLPMAVLRDAYISVGSYNVWVVDWGRLAQPPCYRAAVHNLKAVGRCTGDLLMGLRAAGLMADKMTCVGHSLGAHICGLISQYVLFRVHRIIGLDPARPLVPSQSRLDSGNAAAVHIFHTNAGHYGESGKSGHVDFCINGGRIQPFCENTKIDEQLCSHVWAVCYLAESLFSDFVKKAEPCSRRCPTGPRPGHRIGIPIPMGQSTPLTASGSYCVHDNYPPFCPTKAGGVGDKRCCLKAPDIKPPTTETDIFVN; encoded by the exons ATGTTCCATTGGACCAGTGCGATTCTGATTGTAATTTATACTTTTT ttatttgtaaCTGTCAAGTCACACTACCGAATCAACCTATTAAAGATGCTTTGTACCTCCACAACGCTTCATCTTCAAATCTCACACTGCGAGATTGCTCCTTCAGACCAACCGATCAGAGACAACGATGCCCAGATCCCGACATTCGTTACATATtatacagtggtaccaaaaatCAAACAGTAAATTATATCCAAAGCGACTGGTTGCGACAGAGCATCTGGGATCACACCAAAGAAGACATAATTCTAATCCATGGATACGCCGGGGGTGATGGTACCTTACCGATGGCTGTTTTAAGAGATG CGTACATATCGGTTGGGTCCTACAACGTGTGGGTGGTAGATTGGGGTAGACTGGCACAACCTCCGTGTTATCGAGCGGCTGTTCATAATTTGAAAGCGGTGGGTCGATGCACTGGTGACCTTTTGATGGGACTAAGAGCCGCTGGTTTAATGGCAGACAAGATGACTTGTGTTGGTCACTCTTTGGGGGCACACATTTGCGGTTTGATCTCTCagtatgtactattccgggTTCACAGGATCATAGGACTAGATCCTGCTAGACCTCTGGTCCCGTCACAATCTAGGTTGGACAGTGGAAATGCAGCAGCAGTTCACATTTTTCATACAAACGCAGGACATTATGGTGAATCTGGAAAGAGTGGTCATGTAGATTTCTGCATAAACGGCGGCAGGATTCAACCTTTCTGTGAAAATACTAAAA tcGATGAACAGTTGTGTAGTCACGTGTGGGCGGTTTGTTATCTAGCAGAAAGTTTGTTTTcggattttgttaaaaaagcaGAACCTTGTTCGAGGAGATGTCCAACAGGACCGAGACCTGGACACAGAATTGGTATACCCATACCAATGGGACAGTCTACACCATTAAC GGCAAGTGGATCATATTGTGTTCATGATAATTATCCACCCTTTTGTCCTACCAAAGCAGGAGGTGTTGGGGATAAGAGGTGCTGCCTGAAAGCCCCAGACATAAAACCTCCAACTACAGAAActgacatttttgtaaattag